TATACAGACTATCCAGAGTtgattacccccccccccccccccccaatccaATTCTAACCACTTCTATTTTCTTTTAGGCTGGTTAACTGTTTTGGACTCTTCAAAGGCCATATATGAATGTACAAAGAACGCTTTGGACATGCATGAAATGGAGAGCCCATTACGTCTCACAATGGACATCAGACAAAGTGTAGCTGATCAGGACATGGCCCTCATCATGTTGAATGGGCACGTCCTTTGGAGTGCAGGCTTGAGGGTAAATTTGCTGAAAATGATACATAAATATATCTTGAAATAAATACTTGCATTCATTACTTTATTTTGGTGATCTAACAGGGGATACAGCTATTGTACAAGGAGTAATACGTTTTTTCTTATCAACATGCATGGAGAAGCTGATGTCTGGTTTTTGCATCAATTTTGgttagtttgtttttggttgACGATACCTATGTTTGATGATCATTATATTGTATAACTTTTCATAACTTAATTAACTGTctggttttttttgtgaaaacCTCTGTATTGTGTGGAagtaatctttttttctttcttttcatttatctCATAGCAAACTCTAATGTTACTCCACTTTTTAAGGCAGGCGTTTCTTTcttgctcttgacgaaggcggtcgcacttttctcctctcctcctctcccttagcttccctgcttagcctcttgtgtccttgtctagtctcgtgttttttgtattacttttccctggaacactctctcacagtctgttctctaaaacctaaaagaggaattatggatttgatcaactggtccctgaatgcaattgacacccttttctcaacgagaagtctgggcctgagtgctgaagatatctacctattcggaaccatgataacagggttcttgctgatcggagctggcttggccctgacttatcgaagaattaagaaagcggaaccggctgttcaaacccccacaaggctgcccgctgggattgaaacgatgggacgaggcgtgagtttctcaaaatgggctcattgagtgcagcacagataagatcttggagaagcttacggctgccgtgaatactcagaataagacctctgagtgcaaactagattacatcatggagaagctcacggctctccaacgggagattgagagaccagtgttggactgttagaacagctttgaaattcatatgagttgtgtgcactaaagtaaaaaccaccatcactttaTGAGGataccccttcggcgccagctgcggtctcaaggctggagctgaacaacaacacccagataacgactgtgtttagactgttcttcccattctatgcaaggccacctgggttggctggaagactgtttacttagcctggcagggcgaaggacactgtctcagctgaactctggacatacacacacacgcacacagacatatatacacatgcagatatacactcatcccccctccaaatgccttcgacgcttattcccttccgatgctgacggtggatcaaggagaccagcgcataggctgcaggcccggatgtactgtctacattggctgtctctcaccctttacccatccctgttgcttgtcatgtgtttctttggtgtattaatagtttttttcatgtgctatgtgcagaggtgtttttttctgttctcaaactgatctccctattggagctcagtctggggggagttatttttttctccttatctttcctcatgttgtgctttttccatgttatacccctctgacctgttttccccatgtgatgtttgtgtaatgtatgtatggttggAATGGTAAGACGgtgctggcacggctggcagccttaacccagtttccctcaggatgaataaagtatgatcaatcaatcaatcaatcattaCATACCATCAGCATCTCACTTTCTTGTGGAGAGTGATATGTTCCTTATGGCAGGGAGAATGGTAGGGCACTCCTTTCTTCATGGAGGCCCATTCCTATCTGGACTTAGCCCAGCCGTGGTGCACGTCCTACTTGGTGGTAGTCCTGAAACTGCCACAGTTACACCCGAGGACTGTCCAGACCTAGACTGCATTATGTCCAGACCTAGCATTTGTATATCAGCTTGTaggtttttatgtttaaatgagGGAACGTTTATACATTGCCCCTTGTGAGTGATAAACATAAGTCTAACCTAAACTGATCCTTTAAAATTGTTCTAGATCAAAAACTCTGCCATTGAGACATGGtctcccatatggaaaagaaatagtaaaaacttatatgatttactcatgaaagtggccactttcatgagtaaatcatataaggcttacatgatttactcatgaaagtggccactttctcattactttcatatattgttttagtaagtatccaaaacatacaagtttcatttatataatttttcaagggatcttatatctgttttcactcttgtatgcttttcatacaagtttcacacaagacagatacaaactttataagatttatatatatcttttccatatgggctgAGACTTTAAACTTGTCTTTTGTTAAATTTTTTATGTATGAGGAATTAGGAATTTATAGTTCTTGTTTCTGTCTGAATTACTGTCTTATGGGTTATAGCTTGAAGGGCAATCCAAGCTGTCGGATGAAGAGAGAAAGCGTGTTCAGGATCTGGCATATGCATGGGACCTCCCTCCCTTGATAGAGAACAACAGGAGATGGCTGTTTGAGAAATTATTACTCCATTCTGTGAGTGAATTGAAAAGTAAGTAAAATATTTATGTGTTACTGTTTAGttaactttttttcttaggtCATTGGaagatggtaaatggtaaatggcctgcatttgtatagcgcttttctagtccataggaccccaaagcgctttacactacattcagtcattcacccattcacacacacattcacacactggcgatagcaagctacattgtagccacagctgccctggggcgcactgacagaggcgaggctgccggacacaggcgccaccgggccctctgaccaccaccagtaggcaaacatggggttagtatcttgcccaaggatatttggcatgcagccaggatgcagcctgggatcgaaccaccgaccttctgattagtggctgacctgctctgccacctgagctacagccacgaGTGACGAGGTCAATAAAACAGTTGAGAAGGGGACTTAAAGAAACCCCTATGTGGACCCTGCTGACCCAGCGACCTGACACGGTGCCTTTACTCTTTCCACAAGAGTTGGCTGCTGTGAACCCTGAGGTAAATTTTGTGCTCCTAAAATACTGTATTCATTAATAACATTTTACTGTGTGTTGTAGAAAATGTAGTCCAAAGCAAACTATGAAGACTTGAGTCATTctacaaagtgaaaaaaaaattgaaattttaATTTGGCACTTACCAAGAATTATGTATCAAATAATAAACTTACCATAAAAAAGCTGTATtcatttttacaaataaaatgcacaaataCTAAAAATGAGCATATTCTTGTGGACGCAACTTGTGGACCATACATCTttactgcagtttttctttatagtcttgtaaaaataaaactgctgcAAAAACTGCTTCAAAAGCCTGATTTACATATAGAAAACGATTTTGTAGATCTGAAGAGAGATGTAGATATAATAAACAGACATAATGACTAAAATACATTAGTAATTCTTTGGTAATACACAGCATTTTCTAATTATAGATTTAGCCATTaatgttgctctattttcattttttgtttgagacagtttcttcttttaaaatacAGTCAAAACTATGTAGAGGTTTGGGGATCCAAGTGaacacaaaaagcacaaaacatgGATTATTATAGAAACTGTTACTACTTTATTTCAGTTACTaagtcagtggttcccaaactttttttgaaCCACatgcgcgcacgcacgcacgcacgcgcacatcctccaaccacacacacctgtattttgctccattgcggtttatttcacacctcaaacatttagtaaacaattaagcaaatacaagtaatctgcaataaattacaggtagtaagaaaataaactactttCTGTGAATCTCGGTGTCCTTATTTCCTGCTATTGTGCTCAGAGCTCATGTGGCAGCTACCAGAAAAGAGGAAGGTCTGTGCTCTCTCAGATGGAGATGGCAATTGGGACAATGCTAGGGATATTAGAGGGTTATTAGAGATTGGAAATTAGGGACGAGGTCCACAGACTAACCCTGATAGGTCCCCTTCTTCACTTTGATTGCAACCTTCAGCCAGTTTGCTAAGTTTACTAATAGTTTATTGTAAGAACAAATTATTTTTACCAAGTGAAAGTTGCATTTGAGAATACAATAGGTGAAGTGAAATTGGAGTGGAGCAGGAACTCCACAGGTGAAGCAAatacaaagaaatcaaaattaTCCAcatgagagaaagacagaaataacaGGGGAGAAGCctgggagagagaaaaagaggcacAAACCCCAGAACTTTTTGGTCCATAACAAGTTTAACCATGACAGTTTCAGCAGGTACATATTGTGAGACATAATCCCAAGATGATCAGCATAGTAATTCCAGGTTGAGTGAAAACTCATTAACCAATTTGTATGAAACAGTGACTGTTTACAAAGTGCcactcaaagtttttttttctgtgggcAAAATTCCATGCTCTCGAGGCAGCACTGTAGAAAGTGTGGAACTGTGTACACTACAGTTACAATGGCTGAAGGTGCACCCTCCAAGGGTTTCCTGTCTCACAAGTGTTGGGGAAAGGGTTTCCATTCTTCTCTCTGTCTATAGAGAAAGAGGAGGGATATCATTTTGCAGAGCAAGGAGAGGAGAGGTCCAAAGAGACAACTTAGTTTTATGACCAAGAGGTTGCGCAGAGAGAAATAGGAGTGAATTCTACAAAGCATCAAAGAGAGGAGGAGACAGATGAGACACAGAGATAAATCTGCTGTATAAAAGAGAGGTCAGGTCAGAGAGCTGCAGTGGTTGTAGTTGTCTGATGATGGAGGTACAGAAAGGAGCTGAGGTCTGTTTTCCACAACTCCTCAACATTTCCTGCAGGAAGCCAACACTTCACTGGTCCAAAGCTGTGCTCCTGAACATTGTGCTGTCCTGCATCTCTCTGATCACTGCTGCTCTAAACCTTCTCGTGATCATCTCAGTGTCCTACTTCAGGCACAGACAATGTTTCTAAAACTTAAACTGTATTTTCTCTTAGTTTAACTCTATGACTTATTATGTGAATTGAAGTGAAGTTGATACATTCTTTGTCAGTTTGAAACACAATTGTTAAGTTTTATATACCTAGAGTAGGTCTTAATAGtgcacatttttaaattttactgaaGTAATTTTGAAATTGttaatatattcttttctgtcttATTCCAGGAAACTTCACACACCCAGTAACATCCTCCTACTCTCTCTTGCTGTCTCAGACTTTCTCATGGGTCTCTTGCTGATGCCAGCAGAAATCCTTAGAAGCATGACTTGCTGGGTACTTGGTGATCTTAtgtgttctgtttatttttttctaaatgtaaacATTACCTGTGCTTCAATAGGGAACATAGTTCTCATATCGGTTGATTGTTATGTGGCTATTTGTGACCCTCTGCATTACCCCACCAGAATGACGGTGGCAAAAGTCAAActcagtgtttgtctgtgttggtTTTACTCAACTTTCTACAGCAGTCTTTACACGAAGAATGTCCTGATTGAACCAGGCGGGTATAATTCCTGTTATGGAGAGTGTGTATTTTTCAGCAGTGATATTGCTGTTATTGTTGACcttgttttattctttattcttccAGTTACTGTCATCATAGTTCTGTATATGAGAGTATTTGTGGTGGCTGTGTCTCAGGCTCGCGCCATGCGCTCTCACGTTACAGAAGTCACACTTCAGCGTTCAttgaatcaaacaaacaaatctgagCTGAAAGCAGCCAGGACTCTTGGAGTTCTTGTAGTTGTGTTTCTTGCATGCTACTGTCCATTTTATTGCTACTCTCTTGTTGATGAAAATGCAGTCAATGATCCAGCTGCATCTTTTGTTGTCttcatcttttattttaacTCTTGTCTAAACCCTTTGATCTATGCCCGATTTTACCCCTGGTTTAGAAATGCTGTTAAACTTATTGTCACATTGCAGATATTCAAGCATAACACCTGTGAGGCCAACATAATGTAAAAAGCCTATGAACCCTGCTCCAGTAAATTGCTTTAAATCACTAAGTTAATACATCTTGTAATCAGATGCATTACAgacaaacagaggaaaaaaacagcatctTTGACCATTTAAtgataattcaattcaattaagtGAACACGAACACTCAGAGTACTTAGCTTATGCCATTTTCTCATGAAAGAATTAtcaaatttatatttatttataatatattatttataattatgTTTAGACACTGAGACTTGCTGGAGTCCTGAGctactttcattttcattaataaATGCTTTATAATGCAACACTAGCCTTCACTTTACATGAGGTCACACAAAATACTTAACAACTAGTAACTGCCTGTATTAACTATGaattacaaaatgaaataaataataataaaacctaTTTTAACACACTCAGAAACAATGCACTTATatcttaattattttaatttttatctgcaaaatataaagagttaCATAAACAGTTTGTGTATTGGCATAAGATGAGTTTGAATCTGAGGAATTATGTACAATGCAGCCAACTCAAAACTCTGGGAAATGCTTGGATTTGACCTCACTGGATCCTTTTCCCGTAATGCCAGTGGAAACCTAGAGGTGATAGACTTTGTGGACTATCATGCACACTTGGATAGACTTTGTGGACTATTATGCACACTTGATAGAACTTGTTCCTCTTTGAAAGGCCACAGCATAAACTATATCTCACAGCCTAACCAGAGAAATACTCATCGGCTGGTttcagaggtgggaagtaacaaaTATAGTAAACAATACTTGTTTACTATACTTCAGTAGATTTTTTATGGGT
This is a stretch of genomic DNA from Pelmatolapia mariae isolate MD_Pm_ZW linkage group LG16_19, Pm_UMD_F_2, whole genome shotgun sequence. It encodes these proteins:
- the LOC134644541 gene encoding trace amine-associated receptor 13c-like, coding for MTVSAVILKLLIYSFLSYSRKLHTPSNILLLSLAVSDFLMGLLLMPAEILRSMTCWVLGDLMCSVYFFLNVNITCASIGNIVLISVDCYVAICDPLHYPTRMTVAKVKLSVCLCWFYSTFYSSLYTKNVLIEPGGYNSCYGECVFFSSDIAVIVDLVLFFILPVTVIIVLYMRVFVVAVSQARAMRSHVTEVTLQRSLNQTNKSELKAARTLGVLVVVFLACYCPFYCYSLVDENAVNDPAASFVVFIFYFNSCLNPLIYARFYPWFRNAVKLIVTLQIFKHNTCEANIM